One genomic region from Pseudobacteriovorax antillogorgiicola encodes:
- a CDS encoding head GIN domain-containing protein: MKNWLILAYVALQASSAWAIFDCVPGVEGSVSRVESLKAVHQIVIKVPHDVLVRKSSRPRLEIKGPKDLVQNLNFSVANGQIEIDQEKCSRNDQSVEIVAYMSDLSRLEILGSSDVDILDEFSGKEAVIDISGAGDVLGSFRTTFMKVMIKGSGEAKLKGQTESLHIDIWGSGDVSSEKMAAQNVRVSIKGTGDVNVQAEKTLKVDVYGVGDVRYRGKPQIEYAKYGTGSLKSF, translated from the coding sequence ATGAAAAACTGGTTAATTTTGGCATATGTTGCCCTGCAGGCAAGTTCAGCCTGGGCAATCTTCGACTGTGTCCCTGGTGTGGAAGGCTCAGTATCGCGAGTAGAATCGTTGAAGGCAGTCCACCAAATAGTGATCAAGGTTCCTCACGATGTCTTGGTTAGAAAAAGCAGCCGACCGCGACTAGAAATCAAAGGACCAAAGGACCTTGTACAGAACCTGAATTTCAGTGTTGCCAACGGCCAAATAGAGATCGACCAGGAAAAGTGCTCCCGGAACGACCAGTCCGTGGAGATTGTCGCATACATGAGTGACCTGAGCCGGCTTGAGATTCTTGGCAGTTCAGATGTCGATATCCTGGATGAGTTTTCTGGAAAGGAAGCTGTCATCGACATTTCCGGAGCTGGCGATGTTCTCGGTTCTTTTAGAACCACATTTATGAAAGTCATGATCAAAGGCTCAGGTGAGGCGAAGCTAAAGGGGCAAACAGAAAGCTTGCATATCGATATTTGGGGGAGCGGTGACGTTTCTTCAGAAAAGATGGCTGCACAGAATGTCCGTGTTTCTATCAAAGGTACGGGAGACGTCAATGTGCAGGCTGAAAAAACTTTAAAGGTCGATGTTTACGGAGTTGGGGACGTCCGTTACCGCGGGAAGCCTCAGATTGAATATGCAAAATATGGCACAGGTAGCCTAAAAAGTTTTTAG